A DNA window from Oncorhynchus tshawytscha isolate Ot180627B linkage group LG13, Otsh_v2.0, whole genome shotgun sequence contains the following coding sequences:
- the LOC112267341 gene encoding adhesion G protein-coupled receptor B1-like, producing the protein MTWSPPQSGPFVALLALLFLGLTSSVPSGPASDTCASLEQSRFFGLFSSTANLPSTPCSWTLQNPDPRRYTVYMKITKPTDSCLPRQVKTFQFDSFIETSRTYLGMESFDEVVRLCDASTSVTYLESSKQFLQLRKVAPRHGLEIVEGESSGEFKAEFLVVGKRNPSMPACQKLCQWLENCLSTSTHLNPCGIMNTPCQCWETPVRKPGGCYRGGVYLEKCIPTPRDTGREIVRDAEIIKGWSGWGRWSECSMECGGGVQVRSRACQPEDSVCEGVVEEGRACNPQPCIGQVHSRSQALASIVGLKRDNADVPITGVVAPQTVDAAAVADEWSPWSVCSVSCGEGWQARSRFCVTSSYSTQCTGPLRENRPCNNNMVCPVDGAWDEWSPWSLCSSTCGRGYRDRTRTCKQPQNGGEPCKGPIKQTKFCNIAVCPVDGAWNEWSGWTTCSTSCSNGTKQRTRECNGPSYGGSECRGDWRETNNCFLKDCPVDGRWLSWSSWGSCSKTCGGGSQQRQRMCEGPYFSGETCPGERGELRRCNEKRCPEPHEICQEETDGDVVWKRTPAGDMAAVTCPTDSTGMILRRCTLGAVGLAYWENPTHIKCISKNYQDISLLAQHGVDKAQKGLMADGISEVISRLRATSDEGTKYSGDLLSIMDVLRNTTEIYKGVGYSLSNADVENYAQTISNLLKEEHHDKWEEAQLMGTNIKEFLQLVEDFVDMIGMQMKDFQDIYEVTENLVLSIHKRPTTMTTDFTFPVRGWRGMMDWVRTSEEKITVSRDALSIDQSEGTTAFVTGIILYRNLSSILSFQSNSTVLNSKVVTVMVKPTPGLLSPPVEIEFPHQHNDTINETCISWDESETSSLLGSWSARSCRAVAVDSFRTKCVCDRLSTFAILARLNPDMNMDKNLLPSVTLIVGCGVSSLTLLLLIIIYVSVWKYIRSERSVILINFCLSIICSNALILVGQTQARNKVVCGVVAALLHFFFLSSFCWVLTEAWQSYMAVTGRLRNRIIRKRFLCLGWGLPALVVAVSVGFTKAKGYGTVNYCWLSLEGGLLYSFVGPAAAVVLVNMVIGILVFNKLVSKDGITDVKLKERAGASLWSSCVILPLLALTWMSAVLAMTDRRSALFQILFAVFDSLEGFIIVMVHCILRREVQEAVKCRVVDRKDDGNGDSGSSIQNSHHTQLMSDFEKDAESNRPGGMNSSCEEKMPLPPQLPLPMSSNFHTLPSHTTKAHMQAVPEYSSHTLTLKREKSWLHGGMDPSSCGKPIYVCDGELFQQLDADLVCGQAEGSCPDGSGYLLLPNTTSTLRKAKEDPSKYNISVEQLPQTRLVHLSGPFAEPQAAFGLKTLPSDRVSVSYSERDSPIQNIHNMSSESHITHSSLGDTFDSMNSMMSKSETISTLSMSSLERQKSRYAELDFEKIMHTRKRHQNMFQDLNRKLHHAEKQDRESPASDSKSVRWSVSSGGSDKTNHSDKQQQQVERPWDGVQRTQHSPPAWVRKDLEPLAVSPLHMQQVEWEKAGATISMVSQDIIDLQTEV; encoded by the exons ATGACGTGGTCACCTCCCCAGTCCGGGCCCTTTGTGGCCCTTTTGGCCCTTCTTTTCCTCGGTTTGACTTCCAGCGTCCCTTCCGGCCCGGCCTCTGATACCTGCGCCTCCCTGGAGCAGAGCCGCTTCTTCGGGCTGTTCTCTTCGACCGCCAACCTGCCCTCCACGCCGTGCTCCTGGACCCTGCAGAACCCAGACCCTCGCCGCTACACCGTCTACATGAAGATCACCAAGCCCACCGACTCCTGCCTGCCCCGCCAGGTCAAGACCTTCCAGTTCGACTCCTTCATCGAGACCTCTCGCACCTACCTGGGTATGGAGAGCTTTGATGAAGTCGTCAGATTGTGCGACGCTTCAACTTCTGTAACCTACCTGGAGTCCAGCAAGCAGTTCCTGCAGCTCCGCAAGGTGGCGCCAAGACACGGCCTGGAGattgtggagggagagagcagcggtGAGTTCAAGGCCGAGTTCCTGGTGGTGGGCAAGAGGAACCCCAGTATGCCAGCCTGTCAGAAGCTGTGCCAGTGGCTGGAGAATTGTTTGTCCACCAGCACCCATCTCAACCCCTGCGGCATCATGAACACCCCCTGCCAGTGCTGGGAGACCCCCGTCAGGAAGCCCGGCGGCTGCTACCGTGGAGGCGTCTACCTGGAGAAGTGCATCCCAACCCCCCGAGACACTGGACGTGAAATTGTACGCGACGCCGAGATCATAA AGGGCTGGAGTGGGTGGGGCCGCTGGTCTGAGTGCAGTATGGAGTGCGGGGGTGGAGTCCAGGTGCGCAGCCGAGCCTGTCAGCCAGAGGATAGTGTGTGTGAAGGCGTGGTCGAAGAGGGGCGGGCCTGCAACCCTCAGCCCTGCATTG GTCAAGTGCACAGCCGTAGCCAAGCCCTGGCTTCCATCGTCGGCCTGAAAAGAGACAACGCTGATGTTCCTATCACTGGAGTTGTGGCCCCTCAAACAG TGGACGCTGCTGCGGTTGCAGATGAGTGGTCCCCCTGGAGTGTGTGTTCAGTGAGCTGTGGAGAGGGCTGGCAGGCCCGCTCCCGTTTCTGTGTTACCTCCTCCTACAGCACCCAATGCACCGGCCCCCTCCGCGAGAACCGGCCCTGCAACAACAACATGGTCTGCCCCG TTGATGGAGCTTGGGACGAGTGGTCCCCATGGAGCCTGTGCTCTTCCACCTGCGGCCGTGGTTACCGTGACCGCACCCGCACCTGCAAGCAGCCCCAGAACGGAGGAGAACCCTGCAAGGGACCCATCAAACAGACCAAGTTCTGCAACATCGCAGTCTGCCCAG TGGATGGTGCCTGGAACGAATGGTCTGGTTGGACCACCTGCTCCACCTCTTGCTCCAATGGCACCAAGCAGAGGACACGTGAATGCAACGGGCCGTCCTACGGAGGTTCGGAGTGCCGTGGTGACTGGCGTGAGACCAATAACTGCTTCCTGAAGGATTGCCCAG ttgatGGACGCTGGTTATCATGGAGCTCATGGGGAAGCTGCAGTAAGACCTGTGGGGGAGGAagccagcagagacagaggatgtGCGAAGGACCTTACTTCAGTGGAGAGACttgccctggagagagaggagagctgagacGCTGCAATGAGAAAAGATGCCCAG AACCCCATGAGATCTGTCAGGAGGAGACCGATGGTGATGTTGTATGGAAGAGAACCCCAGCAGGAGATATGGCAGCCGTGACCTGTCCTACAGACTCCACCG GCATGATCTTGCGCCGATGCACCCTTGGCGCTGTAGGCCTTGCTTATTGGGAGAACCCGACCCACATCAAGTGCATCTCCAAGAACTACCAGGACATTTCCTTATTG GCCCAGCATGGTGTTGATAAGGCTCAGAAGGGCCTGATGGCTGATGGGATTTCTGAGGTGATCTCCCGGCTGAGGGCCACCTCTGATGAGGGGACCAAGTACAGCGGAGACCTGTTGTCCATCATGGATGTCCTCAGGAACACCACTGAGATCTACAAGGGAGTTGGATACAGCCTGAGCAATGCTGATGTGGAG AACTATGCCCAGACAATCAGCAACTTACTGAAGGAGGAACATCATGACAAATGGGAGGAGGCACAGCTG ATGGGCACTAACATCAAGGAGTTCTTGCAGCTTGTCGAGGACTTTGTGGACATGATCGGTATGCAGATGAAGGACTTCCAAGACATTTATGAAGTCACCGAGAATTTAG tGTTGAGCATCCATAAGCGCCCCACAACCATGACCACCGACTTCACCTTCCCAGTGAGAGGATGGAGAGGCATGATGGACTGGGTCAGGACCTCAGAGGAGAAGATCACTGTTTCCCGTGATGCTCTGTCCATCGACCAGTCTG AGGGCACCACTGCATTTGTGACCGGGATCATTCTCTACAGAAACCTCAGCTCTATCTTGTCCTTCCAAAG TAACAGCACCGTCCTCAACTCCAAGGTAGTCACAGTTATGGTCAAGCCCACCCCAGGCCTGCTGTCCCCCCCAGTGGAAATCGAGTTCCCCCACCAACATAAT GACACCATAAATGAAACTTGCATCTCCTGGGATGAGAGTGAAAC TTCTTCGCTGCTTGGATCTTGGTCTGCGCGTAGCTGCAGAGCGGTCGCTGTTGATTCATTCAGAACCAAATGCGTGTGTGACAGGCTCTCCACCTTCGCCATTTTAGCGCGTCTAAACCCTGATATG AACATGGATAAGAATCTTCTTCCCTCTGTGACACTCATCGTGGGCTGTGgggtctcctctctcacccttctgCTCCTCATCATTATCTATGTCTCCGTCTGGAA GTATATCCGCTCGGAGCGCTCAGTGATCCTCATCAACTTCTGCCTCTCCATTATCTGCTCCAATGCCCTCATTCTGGTTGGACAAACCCAGGCTCGCAACAAG gtggtgtgtggtgtggtggccGCCCTCCTTCACTTCTTCTTCCTCTCATCTTTCTGCTGGGTGCTGACGGAAGCATGGCAGTCCTACATGGCTGTCACGGGCCGTCTGCGCAACCGCATCATCCGCAAGCGTTTCCTCTGCTTGGGCTGGG GACTCCCTGCTCTGGTGGTGGCTGTGTCTGTTGGATTTACCAAGGCTAAGGGATATGGCACCGTCAACTA CTGCTGGCTCTCTCTGGAGGGTGGACTCCTCTACTCGTTCGTTGGGCCCgctgctgctgttgttctg GTGAACATGGTAATTGGCATCCTGGTCTTCAACAAACTGGTGTCCAAGGACGGCATCACCGATGTCAAACTGAAGGAGCGAGCGGGAGCGTCCCTGTGGAGCTCCTGCGTGATTCTGCCCCTGCTGGCCCTCACCTGGATGTCCGCTGTCCTGGCCATGACCGACCGCCGCTCCGCTCTCTTCCAGATCCTCTTCGCTGTCTTTGACTCCCTGGAAGGGTTCATAATTGTCATGGTGCACTGCATCCTGCGTAGAGAG GTCCAAGAGGCAGTGAAATGCAGAGTTGTTGACCGTAAGGACGATGGCAATGGAGATTCTGGCAGTTCCATCCAAAATAGCCACCACACCCAGCTCATG TCTGATTTTGAGAAGGATGCTGAATCCAACAGACCCG GTGGTATGAACTCCTCCTGTGAGGAGAAGATgcccctcccacctcagctgcCCCTCCCCATGAGCTCCAACTTCCACACCCTGCCCTCCCACACCACCAAGGCCCACATGCAGGCCGTGCCCGAGTACTCCAGCCACACCCTCACTCTGAAGAGGGAGAAGAGTTGGCTGCATGGCGGCATGGACCCGTCCTCCTGCGGGAAACCCATTTATGTGTGCGACGGTGAGCTCTTCCAGCAGCTGGATGCAGACCTGGTGTGCGGCCAGGCGGAGGGGAGCTGCCCCGACGGTAGCGGCTACTTGCTCCTGCCCAACACCACCTCCACCCTTCGCAAGGCCAAAGAGGACCCGTCCAAGTACAACATCAGCGTGGAGCAGCTTCCACAGACCAGGCTGGTTCATCTCAGTGGGCCCTTCGCTGAGCCCCAGGCTGCCTTCGGACTCAAGACGCTACCGTCCGACCGGGTCAGCGTGTCCTACTCGGAGAGGGACTCTCCCATCCAGAACATCCACAACATGTCCAGCGAGTCTCACATCACCCACAGCAGCCTGGGAGACACCTTCGACTCTATGAACTCCATGATGTCCAAGAGCGAGACCATCTCCACACTGTCCATGAGCTCCCTGGAGAGACAGAAGTCCCGTTATGCTGAATTAGATTTCGAG